One segment of Apus apus isolate bApuApu2 chromosome 1, bApuApu2.pri.cur, whole genome shotgun sequence DNA contains the following:
- the TEF gene encoding thyrotroph embryonic factor isoform X2, whose translation MSSCNSPGGPAALDFPEVLKSLLEYSLPWTNKMTDKEKEKIKLEEDEAAAASTMAVSASLMPPIWDKTIPYDGESFHLEYMDLDEFLLENGIPSSPTHLDLNQNPLLPVAELEGKESASASTGSPASSSSTAVYQQSEAASSTESPPQNERNTPSPIDPDCVEVEVNFNPDPADLVLSSVPGGELFNPRKHKFTEEDLKPQPMIKKAKKVFVPDEQKDEKYWTRRKKNNVAAKRSRDARRLKENQITIRAAFLEKENTALRTEVAELRKEVGRCKNIVSKYETRYGPFDLSDSE comes from the exons ATGTCAAGCTGCAACAGCCCTGggggccctgctgccctggacTTTCCAGAAGTCCTGAAGTCCCTGCTGGAGTACTCCTTACCCTGGACCAACAAGATGACAG ataaagagaaggagaagatcAAGCTTGAAGAAgatgaggcagcagctgccagcactaTGGCAGTCTCCGCTTCCCTTATGCCACCCATTTGGGACAAAACTATTCCGTATGATGGCGAGTCTTTCCATCTGGAGTACATGGATCTGGATGAATTCCTGCTGGAGAATGGAATTCCTTCCAGCCCTACCCACCTGGATTTGAACCAGAATCCACTCTTGCCTGTGGCTGAGTTGGAAGGAAAGGAGTCTGCTAGTGCTTCCACTGGTTCTCCTGCATCATCCTCTTCCACTGCAGTTTACCAGCAATCTGAAGCAGCCTCCAGCACAG AGTCCCCACCACAAAATGAGAGAAACACTCCCAGCCCCATTGATCCTGACTGCGTAGAAGTTGAGGTGAATTTTAACCCTGATCCTGCTGATTTAGTGCTGTCCAGTGTGCCTGGTGGTGAGCTCTTCAATCCTCGCAAGCACAAGTTTACTGAAGAGGACCTGAAACCACAACCAATGATTAAAAAAGCCAAGAAGGTTTTTGTGCCAGATGAGCAAAAG GATGAAAAATACTGGACAAGGcgaaagaaaaacaatgtggCAGCAAAGCGTTCCCGTGACGCTCGGCGACTAAAGGAGAATCAGATCACGATCCGGGCAGCCTTTCTGGAGAAGGAGAACACGGCCCTGAGGACGGAGGTTGCAGAGCTGCGCAAGGAAGTGGGACGGTGCAAGAACATTGTTTCTAAATACGAGACCAGATACGGACCCTT
- the TEF gene encoding thyrotroph embryonic factor isoform X1 has product MPGRAAHQEAAAAAAGGPEPTAAGGSAGAAAQREQRGLAGAFPLVLKKLMENPPREARLDKEKEKIKLEEDEAAAASTMAVSASLMPPIWDKTIPYDGESFHLEYMDLDEFLLENGIPSSPTHLDLNQNPLLPVAELEGKESASASTGSPASSSSTAVYQQSEAASSTESPPQNERNTPSPIDPDCVEVEVNFNPDPADLVLSSVPGGELFNPRKHKFTEEDLKPQPMIKKAKKVFVPDEQKDEKYWTRRKKNNVAAKRSRDARRLKENQITIRAAFLEKENTALRTEVAELRKEVGRCKNIVSKYETRYGPFDLSDSE; this is encoded by the exons ATGCCCGGCCGCGCCGCGCAccaggaggcggcggcggcggcggcgggaggacCGGAGCCCACTGCAGCCGGGGGGAGCGCGGGGGCCGCCGCGCAGCGGGAGCAGCGGGGCCTGGCGGGCGCCTTCCCGCTGGTGCTGAAGAAGCTGATGGAGAACCCGCCGCGGGAGGCGCGCCTGG ataaagagaaggagaagatcAAGCTTGAAGAAgatgaggcagcagctgccagcactaTGGCAGTCTCCGCTTCCCTTATGCCACCCATTTGGGACAAAACTATTCCGTATGATGGCGAGTCTTTCCATCTGGAGTACATGGATCTGGATGAATTCCTGCTGGAGAATGGAATTCCTTCCAGCCCTACCCACCTGGATTTGAACCAGAATCCACTCTTGCCTGTGGCTGAGTTGGAAGGAAAGGAGTCTGCTAGTGCTTCCACTGGTTCTCCTGCATCATCCTCTTCCACTGCAGTTTACCAGCAATCTGAAGCAGCCTCCAGCACAG AGTCCCCACCACAAAATGAGAGAAACACTCCCAGCCCCATTGATCCTGACTGCGTAGAAGTTGAGGTGAATTTTAACCCTGATCCTGCTGATTTAGTGCTGTCCAGTGTGCCTGGTGGTGAGCTCTTCAATCCTCGCAAGCACAAGTTTACTGAAGAGGACCTGAAACCACAACCAATGATTAAAAAAGCCAAGAAGGTTTTTGTGCCAGATGAGCAAAAG GATGAAAAATACTGGACAAGGcgaaagaaaaacaatgtggCAGCAAAGCGTTCCCGTGACGCTCGGCGACTAAAGGAGAATCAGATCACGATCCGGGCAGCCTTTCTGGAGAAGGAGAACACGGCCCTGAGGACGGAGGTTGCAGAGCTGCGCAAGGAAGTGGGACGGTGCAAGAACATTGTTTCTAAATACGAGACCAGATACGGACCCTT